The Pedosphaera parvula Ellin514 genome includes a region encoding these proteins:
- a CDS encoding cupin domain-containing protein — translation MAMNSNPNWRFVSFEETIVEEFPNKMHHWYSSPAMVKDTNLLFVRCRMYPGQAHKFHCHPKMEEILYVLSGTAEQWVEKEKRIMTTGHSLYLPANVVHGTYNIGADILDFLAILSPAKSEGPGTVDVSDQEPWRLLRD, via the coding sequence ATGGCAATGAATTCAAATCCGAACTGGCGGTTTGTTTCCTTCGAGGAAACAATTGTGGAGGAGTTTCCCAACAAGATGCATCATTGGTATTCCAGTCCAGCCATGGTCAAGGACACAAACCTCCTTTTTGTTCGATGCCGGATGTATCCCGGACAAGCCCACAAATTCCACTGCCATCCCAAAATGGAGGAAATTCTTTATGTGCTCTCAGGAACAGCGGAGCAGTGGGTGGAGAAGGAAAAGCGTATTATGACAACTGGGCACTCCCTATATTTGCCCGCAAATGTGGTTCATGGCACGTATAACATTGGTGCTGACATTCTCGATTTTCTGGCAATCCTTTCACCCGCCAAAAGCGAGGGGCCTGGAACCGTGGATGTAAGTGACCAGGAACCCTGGCGGCTTCTCAGAGATTAA